The genomic region ACTAAAAGTTTCAATCGGAGATGAATTACTAATAACAGATTTGTTCAactaaatacagacagtcccctacttaaggacacctgacttacagatgacccctagttacagacggacccctctgccccctgtgacctctggtgacctctctggatgttactatagtcccaggctgcaatgttgtaaagtgtctgtaatgaagctttattgataatccttggtccaattctcatcaaatcccttccttagcacatccaatcccttcccttccttggcacatccaatcccttcccttccttggctcatccaatcccttcccttccttggcacatccaatcccttcccttccttggcacatccaatcccttcccttccttggcacatccaatcccttcccttccttggcacatccaatcccttcccttccttggctcatccaatcccttcccttccttggctcatccaatcccttcccttccttggcacatccaatcccttcccttccttggcacatccaatcccttcccttccttggctcatccaatcccttcccttccttggcacatccaatcccttcccttccttggcacatccaatcccttcccttccttggcacatccaatcccttccattccttggcacatccaatcccttcccttccttggctcatccaatcccttcccttccttggctcatccaatcccttcccttccttggcacatccaatcccttcccttccttggctcatccaatcccttcccttccttggctcatccaatcccttcccttccttggcacatccaatcccttcccttccttggcacatccaattccttcccttccttggctcatccaatcccttcccttccttggcacatccaatcccttcccttccttggcacatccaatcccttcccttccttggcacatccaatcccttccattccttggcacatccaatcccttcccttccttgcctcatccaatcccttcccttccttggctcatccaatcccttcccttccttggcacatccaatcccttcccttccttggctcatccaatcccttcccttccttggctcatccaatcccttcccttccttggctcatccaatccctttccttccttggctcatccaatcccttcccttccttggctcatccaatcccttcccttccttggctcatccaatcccttcccttccttggctcatccaatcccttcccttccttggctcatccaatcccttcccttccttggcacatccaatcccttcccttccttggctcatccaatcccttcccttccttggctcatccaatcccttcccttccttggctcatccaatcccttcccttccttggctcatccaatcccttcccttccttggctcatccaatcccttcccttccttggctcatccaatcccttcccttccttggctcatccaatcccttcccttccttggcacatccaatcccttcccttccttggctcatccaatcccttcccttccttggcacatccaatcccttcccttccttggttgaacttgatggacaagtgtcttttttcaaccgtataaactatgaaactatgaaattacagcaaaaagcttTTAAACTCCAACTGTCACCggagcaaaaaaaatatttttgtttggatttacaattataaaatatacagtttccaattacatacaaattcaacttaagaacaaaacctacgtaacccggggaccgcctgtatttaccaACTCAGAATGGCAAATCCGTATCACAGACCTCTGGAAGACTTCCTATTCCGATCGTGATCCCTATAATTCCTGCAGGAGCCATGGCacccaatttttttaatttgtggttctaaaaaaattctaattatttaaaaaaaaaagtgaaaatccaaAATTCTATGTTTATTAATATTCTTACATACAGTCAGAGCGACCAGTTTATTATTATTCTGATGCAGAGGTAATATTAATAgttacattttcagaattttcatATTTAGTCATCTAGTCGGGGCTCCTGCACACGTGGGGATGAGCCTCCATTCATACATCTCTctgatttttttttgatttttttttctagaatatTGTTCTGTCAAATCACATGACTAATAAGAAGATCGTAGCTTCATGGCATCCACAACATGCAGCCTGCACGGGTGAGTCAGTGCTAACCACAGGGCAGGACAGGGGGAATTTCACAGTCATTGTATGTTACGTGCAGAACCTCCAAGAATCATACGATAGGAAACAATTAAAACTAAATGGACATTTCTAaagctgtaatatatatatacacacacagacatattgggggtcatttactaagggcccgatttgcggtttcccgacgtgttacccgaatatttccgatttatgccgatttcccctgaattgccccgggattttggcgcacgcgatccgattgtggtgcatcggcgctggcatgcacgcaacggaaatcggggggcgtggccaaacgaaaacccgtcggattcggaaaaaccgccgcatttaaaaaaaaaatgtgtcgcgaaaattgcacttaccttcactcagcccggctcagtgtattccagtgcgttccagggaacttcagcgcaacagcgccacctagtggacagcggaggaactaccttaataaatcccggccggacccgaattcagcgcagagaacgcgcgctggattcgggtccggctgggatttattaaggtagctcctccgccatccaccaggtggcgctgctgcgctgaaaagttcaccgagccgggctgagtgaaggtaagtgcaagctccgcaacagattttttttttaatgcggcgttttttccaaatccgtcgggttctcgtttggccacgccccccgatttccatggcgtgcatgccagcgccaatgcgccacaatacgatcgcatgcgccaaaatcccggggcaattcaggggaaatcggcataaatcggaaatattcgggtaacacgtcgggaaaacgcgaatcaggcccttagtaaatgacccccattatatataatattctgtGCACAGCAGGATATTAAAATGTTACAATGTATAGGATTAACATTTAATGCTTCCAATTTTTGTTTAGTATCAAGTTTGTGTTATAACTTTGTGTTGTTTTCTCCAAGCATAAACCGAGCTGCTTTAGATTTAGCAGGTCGCCCTTGGAAACAGACAGCGGGTTAGCTCACTGTTGTCAGACATGTGACAGTCGGGCTCAGTGTAACGGTCATGTgatctcccacaatgcactggtGTCACAGAACAGGAAACTAAAATTCTGAATATGGCTTTAGACATAAAATGAGTGAAAGTTTTGTGTAGGTGTGAAAAAAACTTTCGActatggacaattcctttaagagaGGTCTGATAATAAGCTTATAGCAGGGGGTCATTAATTATCGCGTTTTTCCGACTGGttatcagaatatttccaatttgcgtcgattttccctgaattgccccgggattttggcgcaggcgactggattgtggcgcatcggcgccggcgtgcacgtgacggaaatcggggagcgtggcggTAAAAAatcccgacagattcggaaaaacctccgtattttaaaaaaaaagtgtcgcttgacacgcgcttacctgcacccacgttAGGACGGTTAAGTTCAGTgtttccgacggacttcagcgcagcagcgacacctggtggacatcgggggaactacctagtgaatcgccggaagacccgaatcctccacagagaacgcgcccctggatcgtgaatggaccgggtaagtaaatgtgccccattgtccccaAGTTGGATCATCTTTCTAACAAGGAAGCAGGTGGTTGCTTCCCCAACAGCGCCACCACTGGCCACATGAAGTATTACACAGTTCTGCTTAAAATCAATGGGCATTAGTAGATTTTCTGGACCATGGAGGATGTTTTTGTaatatgatataatgtatataatatatgaggATACTGCATAGGAGACCTCCCTGTATAACCTCAAACCTCCTAATAAGGGGATCTTTCTATATAATATTTTTACACGTGTTATACAATATATTTTGCATATAGCCATCTACCTCTCCGTCTCAACTTATGGACAGAAGATTTTGGCTTCTGTGGATGACAGTGATCATCAGTACAATGTGGATCCCCATGAGATCGACTGCAGGTcagtttataagaaaaaaaacaacttttttttatgtatacTATGTAACATTGTagcatcagactacacaggaatatgtagtctgtaactatggaaacACATGGGCTTACATAGGAGCTGTAGACATAAAATGGTAGCAGTAAATAAATGTCATTTTTCAGCAGAGATCTGCCCGGCTGCTATGATGACGGCCAGTCCCGGTCCGGTGATTCACCACGGTCGTCCTATTAACCTGACGTGCACTTTAACCGGCAACGCCAAACATTGCAACCCAGGATCCAGGGAAGACgtgaaaatatatagaaataagaCGTCATTGCCGGGGATAGTAAGGAAGGGCTCAGTCACCGTGCAAGACCCGCAGCCGCCTCCTGGTGAAACCGTCTACTTCTGCTGGAAATGTAAAACGCTCTGCGTGATGTCAGTGTTTGCGGGAGGTAAGTGTCCGCCAGTCAGTACAGTCACATATAGAATTCTGCATAGGTGCCACAAGGACCACATTGTCCCAACTAAACCTGGCCTGAGAAGAGGCATAgggggtacaggcggtcccctacttaaggacacccgacttacagacgactcatagttaaagacggacctctctgcccactgtgacctctggtgacctctctggatgttactatagtcccagactgcaatgatcagctgtaaggtgtctgtaatgaagctttattaataatccttggtcccaatacagcaaaaaattctgaaactccaattgtcactggggcaaaaaaaaaatttgtctcgatctacaattataaaatatacagttttgacttacatacacattcaacttaagtacaaacctgcggaccctatcttgtatgtaacccggggactgcctgtggggtttttctgggcttttttggtgtaaaaaaaatctcaaaatagtCACATTAaggatttttgagacttttcactgctataaagtgtcacaggactatttccacctcttcattaatgtGGAGTAAACATAGAACTTTTTCTAGTGCATCGTGATCCATGACCTGGGACTattgcaaaaagtcccataaaaaaatctcacagttactccagtccctgctggtctatgtgctgggactttttatgcattttgagactttttttgggacttcttgaaaaaaaaaaaaacaccccaggTTGTAAGTGGACCATAAGAAAATTTAGTAAAAGgctaaagccactttaatgaatctgatgggcagcagagctccaaaaatagacgtagaactgtcccaaggagccgcctaatgataattaAAGCCCACAGAAGCAGGCATTGATAGTGAggcttaaggaaatctaccacatcggTGCAGTACAGACCCATGCTGGTGCGTACCTCCTGAAATAAttgcttctaatagcttagtttttgagaaaaactaCTTTTGGAATTATGCCAACgaacctcaggggctccagtATAGAGGAGTTACTAATTAGTAGTCAATGGAGCTTCTGTGATGAAaccagagcccctgaggctcatttgaatactcttaaaggggttgtccgagagttatggaaaaaaaacaaaaggtggctgggaggggctgcttaaaaaaataaagatgcactTACCTTCCGACACCCTCCTCGTGTCCTGTTccgctgtcgctccggtccgcacGTAaaaaaacatggccgccggagcagtgctggattcagcttctggATGAACCATCCATccatgctgtgaatagggatgggTGTGCGTGGCTGGTGGCCacccggaagctgaatccagctctgctccggcggccatgtttatttatataacgctcggaccagagcgacagcagaaCGGGATACGAGGAGGGCtttggaaggtaagtacatctttatttttttaagcagccccctcccggtcaCCTTTTGTTTTtatcataactctcggacaacccctttaaatgcctattagaagcaaaaagaagaatgggTCCTGTATCAGGAGGCACGTGCCAGCATGGAAGCGTAAAGTGTACTTGGTTTGGACTGCAAGTATCtgccagatttcctttaaatgaattgATTTTTACCAATAAAAAGTTGGTAATTATGAAAAATTTAGGTGAATCCAAtacaaagttttaaaaatgtttagtgttttatttttttgtaattgcaATTTGTGAGAAGAGGTAAGCCCTGTTGCAGTCCTGACCGGGGCCATGAATTGTCTTTCAGTTCCCCCGGATCAGCCGAGATCCATCACATGTGAGCAGGAGGGAGAACGGGGGAAAGTTTTGTGCTCCTGGGACTCTGGACGAGAAACCTTCCTGGAGACGTCTTACACCTTGCAGTTGAGTATTGGTTTTTATGGTCACCTGACATTCAGTGCGGATTCATTTCTTAATATCTATTCACTGTTTTGACTGGTATTAACCCAGAAGCAAGTGAGCCCCAGCCCTTCATGCTGTGCTTTGAGGCCCCCAACCTTCAGGATATTTAGAATGGAACATTGagtgagagctctgttacatcattggtcacgtaaagtcatgtgaccaggagcaTGTCATCACctgaggtcctgttacatctgtaacgtctaccccatgtatgtagctaatcacatgaaatcacagcaacctccataGAGAAtggatgctgtgatttcatgtgatcagatacatacatggggtagacattgcaaatgtaacagggccttagatgatgtcaccctggccaCACGACATGCTGagatggggagaagtagatgggaggggtgacCAAACAGGACacgcccctctgatgccagggaatataacaaaGTTATATTTATAGGGaactaagggaaacaatttttagttaaaagaagggtgtaatttagttaatagggctccatGGGAAGCGGTCACTGGCTGCATATGTgcaaatttggtgacaggttctaacaTAGGAACTCTATTCTCATAATACAAATCATGTATCTGATGTAGGAGAATCTGTTTGCAGGGTGTCGctgctgtagatgtgatacaCATACATTAAAGACAGATTTCCTTAGGTTCTACCTCTGTGTCTTACAGGTTGTGGCAGCAGACACATAATGTGACAATTTCCAGCCAATGCAGATCACAATCTGATCAGTCTGTCCTGCTGCCGCTCAGTATAACGGCCGGCGGAGTATATACGGTGCTGGTGAGGACGTACAATGAGCTGGGAGAGAAGGCCTCGCTGCCGTATACATTCACTTACACCGATGCAGGTGAGATGATGTGAGGTGCAGACGCACCGGAGACCAATGGAATAGAGGGTTAAAAGGATCAGCAACTGATACATATATAAGAGAAAAtcacttctttctccacttatgttactcttttcctcctccccctcctgaacTAACATCAGCCTTGATTACATAGATGTCTATGAGAAtgggcagtgatggggacagaCACTTCTGGAACCTCAGGAAGCTTCTCGTTacaatatattatgtaattaccATGTAAATAGCAGGAGTTCTGCACATTCTGTAATTTCTCTACATCTGGATACGTTGTGGTCAGAGACAGGAAGTGAAGGTAATTCTGCGCATGAGACCTGTGAATGACTTCCTGCCTTCTCAATGACCAGTAACTGTTATTATAACACAATTACATGGAAATCACGTGACTAAGATTGACGGAAATGTGATAGGTGTGAATCGTACACAGGAGTCATGTACCTTATGACCCCCTCAATACCCCTAAAAAAACTGCTTCCAACTTTGGTTTCTTTGTTACATTGTGATTATGTTTTCATATTCTATTGCATTATTATAATTATCTCCTGTTATTTTATTATGAGTATTTTAAGTATACACAGGTCGTCCCcgggtaacgtacaagatagggtccataggtttgttcttaagttgaatttgtatgtaagttgaaactgtatatttttataattgtagatccagacaaaatttatttttgtccAAGTGACAGTTGGGTTtacaatattttttgctgtaattggaccaaggattatcaataaagcttcattacagaccccttacagctgatcattgcagtctgggactaaaggaaagcgtccagagaggtcaccagaggtcacagagggcagtggggtccgtttttaactaggggtcgtctgtaagtcaggtgtccttaagtaggggacctcctgtacagtatatattgtttAGATTATTCTTATTCTGTTCTATTATTCTATAGTATTTCCTCCATGGTGATTAGTAATGTCCCATCCCCTGTAGTTTGTATTATAATTCTGTTGAACAATTAAACACAGAAGGAGATGCTACTCGAAATGTGTCCTGGATATGGGTGCAAACAGCGCCCCCATCTTCCAGGTGGTGTGCATAAGACCAGCATCCTTAGACGTCCTCAGATTATCCAGGGGCAGGCAGATACACTCTATATACCTCTGAACTCTATATGGTAATACTATACAGTGATACATTTGATACAGTATAACTTCTTCCGTGTTCTGTGACACAGTGAAGCCGTATCCACCGGATGATATAGCCGTGACCTGCGATACGTCTCATACATGTGCCGTAACCATCCGCACCCCTCAGGACGTTCGTCACTTTCAGATCAGATATCGCATCATGAACGAAAGGGTTTGGGAACAGGTAAGATTCAGCTTTTTGTACCATTATATGCTGTATTATAATAAGCACCACATACTATAGAGCACAATGCACCCACATTACCTTGCATACTGCTCTGTAATAGTCCGGCCCACAGACATAGAACGCAATGATAAAAATCAGGctgcctgctgccaccactagggggagctgtttACACGTCAGCCAAAAGGTGCAAAATAAATAAGTATGTATCAAGCTCTCACTAGTAGCAGCTTACTGCAGCCTAATGTGGTGGGAGCGAGGCCATTGTAATATTACCATAAAGCAGAGAGCTCACACAATCCGAGCAACTCCTGCAAATATGGAAAtgcatgaaaatgtaaaatattcacTCACTTTCCCTTCCACAGGTACAAATCCTGGACAGCAGATCCTGGAGTCTGCACAGGTTACGTGCGCTGTCACAATACGAGTTCCGGGCCGCCTGTAAATATGTGATCAATGGAGGGAAATGGAGCAACTGGAGCAAAGTCGTCGTACACGAGACCCCAGAGGAGGGTAAATATATATCAGACTATAGGCAGTggtctcccagcatgccctgcgccTCAGTGTTACCCCATCACATTTCTATATGAGGTgccgattacaggcagtccccgggttacatacaagatagggtctgtaggtttgttcttaagttgagtttgtatgtaagtcggaactgtatattttatcattgtaataccagccagaactttttttggtctctgacaattggattttaaaaatgttgggttgtcataagaatcaggattaacactaaagcttcattacagacgcctgtgataactgttacagctgatcattgtagcctaggactaaagtacaataaattaccaatatccagaggtccgtttgtaactgggggtcgtatgtaagtcgagtgttcttaagtaggggaccgcctgtatataagttCTTACACTGTCCTATTACATGAAGAGGACACTTTGGTAGTGGGACAATAGTAACCAACCAGAACCTTCTAGTTCTGTATGATCGGTCGCCCAAGACCACGGCGACAGCTGAAGAACGCCACGTGTGCGCGTCTATCTACCGCAAGCGTTATAGTCCTTCCCACGTACCACGGAGTTCACAGGGTGCAAAGCATTAGCGTTTGCTGGATTTATCGCTGACTCTTTTTTTCGGTTTGTCGCGTCATGTGACACCACGACCTGAGATACTTTTGTTTCCAGTTAAGGTGAATGGTTTCATTTTCATAAAATTACAGATTTTCCCTTCACCTAACGGGCTGGTCATAGACGGGTTTCACTTTTCCTTTCTTCACAGAATTGcttgatggtaaaaaaaaatattagtagCAATGACTCTGGCCACTTTTTTGGCTCGTCTTAAAGGGGACCTTTCCCCATCTCCATCAACTGCCACTTTTTGCATCCTCTGGTAGGGGTCCCTCTACCGATTGAggcacagttggaattttctctccAGCCCCCACCAATCCTAAGTAatcaatttaataattttttttaattattttcggatctctactgtcagatgggcggagccATGAAGTATGTTTCTTCTAAGGACCACCTATCTGATTGTGGAAAACCTAATTAGCATAGAGGATACTGAAATTACCCTGAAACTTACTAATTAGTCTCTCTGCTCTCCAATGGGAGGTCCTGTGCTAGAACAATCTGGCTCCGCCCATCTGACACTAGAGAGCTGCGGATGCGGAATTGATTGCTCGGGGGACAGTGGGGGCTGGAGATACAATTGTAGCGACTACAGAATGACTGGAGCCTAATCAATGATGGGGATACACAAGTAAATCCATGTATTATGTGGCTTTGATCTGAATCTGTGTTCTCTCTTCTTTTACATCAGCTCCTGGAGATAAGACGTACGTGTGGTACAGGTTACAGGGGAGCAACGGGGAAGCCACCATTTTTTGGAAGGTAAAAGTGAACAATCTGCAGGCAGTTATCAATGTCCGTTATTTGTAGTATTATTAACAGAACCCTCCATGCGGTTACAAAGTGTCTTGTTATGTTAGGACCCAAATGTTACTttgctacaatgtaacagagTAGAAAAGTTACAAAATGAATCCGTATGAATGTATATAGTCTATACAGCAGCCCCGGGCATTGTACGACCCGCGTGAGATTGTCGAAAAATTGGAGCTCCACTCCACATCTAAACAGAGATTAGATCAGGACTTGCAAGTGAAAGgagtcttaaagggaatgtatatgctaaggattctgggaaaggatatgcaaataggttttattggatgtgaaaaacaaaaaactgctTCTAGCGCCACCTATAGGCGAGTATGAGTCAAAACAGAGCTGCAGCGAGCGGAGCAGAATTGGGCATTGACTTctactgattagattgtgagccccatggggacagggactgatttggcagctctgtgcagcgctgcggaatatgtgtgcgctatataaaggaattattattattattacatacctGCCACTAGAGGCAGACTTTTTGCATATCCTTTCCAGGTTCCTGAATTCCTATGGGATCTGAGGCTCGTTTTGTTTTGCTTCCAGTACATGAATGTGTCAGAGTTCAGGGGTCGGATTCAGTTTTACCAAGTGATGATCCAGGACAATGGACGCCATGGAGGACACATCGAAAACACCACAAACACCCGGCTGAGCAGGAACATTGGGAGTGAaggctgtgacattactgtatccGCTCACAACTCTATGGGAAGTTCTCCTCCTACATCCATCAGAGTCACCACTCACAGCCTGTCCGGTAAGTGGCCATATAGGAACTGTACCCTGAACGCTATCTACATGcttactgcagggggcgccgcttACGTGGTGTATTAGGGGACCACTTTTACATTGTAGCTGTTTATATGGTGAGAATTCTGCTGCTCTGCCAGTATAGATGTCATTACAGAGCACTGTACAtacaatttaaaggggatgttcaggATCAGGaaatcttccaaaaacagcaccatatCTGTCCATACGTTGTCTGCTGGATTGCATCTTTCACTTCAGTGAAGCTAAACTGCAATACCACGAAAAACCTGTGGACAAGTGTGGCACTGTATGTGCAATTTTTTTCCAGTACTTTAAGACTCCGTCatgaaatcaaaatccatcctgataaaccagggacatgactcatagatccaggcaccgggactgtgggatcttcttatatttgttatccatggcattgttccttgtaaaatcaactgtgaaaattatgctaattagctagAAGGGTTCTGGAGagcattaccaaagcccctccatgctgcagcttcacaggctgttacactgtacaggcagagagagag from Engystomops pustulosus chromosome 10, aEngPut4.maternal, whole genome shotgun sequence harbors:
- the LOC140104190 gene encoding interleukin-12 receptor subunit beta-2-like isoform X2, coding for MQPARPSTSPSQLMDRRFWLLWMTVIISTMWIPMRSTAAEICPAAMMTASPGPVIHHGRPINLTCTLTGNAKHCNPGSREDVKIYRNKTSLPGIVRKGSVTVQDPQPPPGETVYFCWKCKTLCVMSVFAGVPPDQPRSITCEQEGERGKVLCSWDSGRETFLETSYTLQLWQQTHNVTISSQCRSQSDQSVLLPLSITAGGVYTVLVRTYNELGEKASLPYTFTYTDAVKPYPPDDIAVTCDTSHTCAVTIRTPQDVRHFQIRYRIMNERVWEQVQILDSRSWSLHRLRALSQYEFRAACKYVINGGKWSNWSKVVVHETPEEAPGDKTYVWYRLQGSNGEATIFWKYMNVSEFRGRIQFYQVMIQDNGRHGGHIENTTNTRLSRNIGSEGCDITVSAHNSMGSSPPTSIRVTTHSLSGLLKPYICYELYVYLLWDGRAGLPGKTQGSTPQIAPLTGPKFKYEIPRKNTILVTWQEIPVEARMGCITHYTIYVRATAQTTRIIQVSSDQSPYYRYEIDDVKRNVQYSLEMTCSNVAGESPPSPLISASIQPHVSEDTMVVVAFGVVLLCVGFALSISLAKRRMQLFLSGILPQWWSKPVPDPANCEWAKEYILNKEKTEFLTNVTASVSDFDDYDDTETLEVVEMTSDDDDDDGDDDDDDESSTAVFSYKLDIINTTQGESNMTSTDTETIKPAQDAGYRSLAPDDQDNRARTPSTYLLRHDMKSVEYLLHQDIQSSDNPTHQEIK
- the LOC140104190 gene encoding interleukin-12 receptor subunit beta-2-like isoform X1, with amino-acid sequence MQPARPSTSPSQLMDRRFWLLWMTVIISTMWIPMRSTAAEICPAAMMTASPGPVIHHGRPINLTCTLTGNAKHCNPGSREDVKIYRNKTSLPGIVRKGSVTVQDPQPPPGETVYFCWKCKTLCVMSVFAGVPPDQPRSITCEQEGERGKVLCSWDSGRETFLETSYTLQLWQQTHNVTISSQCRSQSDQSVLLPLSITAGGVYTVLVRTYNELGEKASLPYTFTYTDAVKPYPPDDIAVTCDTSHTCAVTIRTPQDVRHFQIRYRIMNERVWEQVQILDSRSWSLHRLRALSQYEFRAACKYVINGGKWSNWSKVVVHETPEEAPGDKTYVWYRLQGSNGEATIFWKYMNVSEFRGRIQFYQVMIQDNGRHGGHIENTTNTRLSRNIGSEGCDITVSAHNSMGSSPPTSIRVTTHSLSGFPAPTNLIAQPSGPGTITLRWELPPGIKSVGDQIVAWEDPTGRDPGHTDWIMVPKDNRSVTIAGLLKPYICYELYVYLLWDGRAGLPGKTQGSTPQIAPLTGPKFKYEIPRKNTILVTWQEIPVEARMGCITHYTIYVRATAQTTRIIQVSSDQSPYYRYEIDDVKRNVQYSLEMTCSNVAGESPPSPLISASIQPHVSEDTMVVVAFGVVLLCVGFALSISLAKRRMQLFLSGILPQWWSKPVPDPANCEWAKEYILNKEKTEFLTNVTASVSDFDDYDDTETLEVVEMTSDDDDDDGDDDDDDESSTAVFSYKLDIINTTQGESNMTSTDTETIKPAQDAGYRSLAPDDQDNRARTPSTYLLRHDMKSVEYLLHQDIQSSDNPTHQEIK